The region CGGCGGCGTCGGCCTCCTCCCGGCACACCTGGGTGCTCGCCCGGCTGGCCGCCACCGGCATGTGGCCGATCGGGAACTGGTGCAGCACGAACGCGAGGACCTCGGGATCACGTTCGTTGCGCCGGGGAACCCGCGGCGGCGGTTCCGGATGCGCACCGGGCGGTGGCTGGAACTGCCCACCGCCGGGCCCCATCCGCGGGTGCTGCGGCTGCTGGCCGTGGCGGCCGGAGTGCGGGTTGTGACCGTGACCCTGGTAGCCGGCCGGTGGGCCCTGCGGCCCGGGCTGCCCCTGGAAACCGGGACCACCCCGATACTGCCCGGGCCCCGGGTTCCCCTGGCGCACGGGCGGACCGCTCTGTCCCTGGTGGACCGGCACGGCCGGGCTTGCCGGGTTCGCGGGCTTGGACGGCGGCTGCTGCTGTTGCTGCTGTTGCTGCGGTGGCTGTTGCTGCGGCGGCGCGTAGCTCGGCGGGCGCGGCGGCGGAGCGACCGGAGGTCGCGACGGCTGCGCTCCCGGCGCGCCGGGAGCGGCGGGCGCGGCACCGCCCGGCGGCGGCACGAAGTGCCCGCCCGCGGGCGGGGCGAAGCCCTGCGGCGCCGGCGCGCCGGGAGCCGGCGGGGGCGGCGGAGCCGCCGCGCCGGACGGCGCGGAGGGCGGCGACGCCCACGCCTGGTGCACGGAGTGCGGGGCGGTGGTGGAGGCCGGGTCCTCGCCGGTGGCGGCCCAGCCGGGCTGGGCCCCGGCGACGGGGACCGGGCCGGTGCCCGCGTCGGCGAGGCCGGAGGCCCAGGAACCGGCGCTGATGTGGACCGGGCCGGTGTGCTCGGCGTCGGCCTGCCAACGGCCGGCCCCCTGCCCCTGCCCATCGGCCGCCTGACCAACCCCATCGGCAGCCTGACCCAGCCCGTCGGCGGCCTGACCTGCCGCGCCGGCGGATTGGCCCACGGCTTCCGCTCCGGCCTGCGCGACGCCCTCCGCTCCGGCCTCGGCCGCACCGCCCGCGCTCGCCGCCGACCCCGCGACGGCGTCGCCGACCTGCGCGGTCGTCCGGCCGAGTTCCGCAGACGCGTCCCCCGCGAGGCCGCCGGCCCCGTCCACGACGGACGCCGAGGCCAGTTCTCCCACAGCGCCCGGCACTGACCCCGCCGTCCGCGCGATCGGGGTCAGCACGTCCTGGGCGGCTGCGGACGCACCGCTCAGCGCGCTGCCCCCGGCACCGACCGTGGACTCCACTGTGGACAAGGCGCCCGACGTCAAGTCGAGCGCGCCCCCGGAATCCACCGTCACGCCGCTGTCGATGTCCACCGCGCGGGTCAGGGTGTCGTGCACCTGCGCCAGTCCCGCCGCCGCGCGCCGGACCGCCGCGTCGAGCTCGCCCAGAGCCTGCGGGTGCCCGGCCGCCGTGGCCTGCTCGGCGGCGTCGGTGCTCTTGGCCAGCGCCACCAGCTCGCGCACCATCCGGACCTTGGCCGCGCCGATCTGCTCGGCGGCGTGGTCGAGGCGGTCCGCGGCGGCGACGCACTCGGCCGCCGTGCGCGGCAGCTCGCCGTCCTCGGTCACGAAGCGGTCCCACTCCCGCCGCGCGGCCTGAGCGGCGTCGCCCTCGAACGCCGCCAGCACGCCCTGCGCGGACGCGTCGGCGTCCCGGGCGAGCGCGTCGAGCGACCGCGCGGCCTCGCGCCACGCGGTGGCGGACTCGCGCATCGCGTCCTCGTCGCCCTCCGGCCAGCGCGCCCCGGCCCTGGCGGCGGCGTCCCGGAGTTCGGCGGGAAGCTCGATCCCCATCCTCTGCTCACCCCTGTCCGGTGATCCGGCCGAGCTCTTCGGCCTGATCGCGGTCGATGCGGCGGTAGTCCGCGGCGACGCCGGCGAACTCCGACCCCAGGTCGCGCAGCGCGCCCGCGAGCCCGCCCGCCTCCTCCACCGCCCGGTCGGCCCGTTCGCGGTGGGTCGCGGCGAAGCTCGCGCCGACCTCGTCGCGGCCCCAGCACTCGCCCGCCGACTCCACAGCGTGCCGCAGGCCGTCGGCGATCCGCTGCGCTTCCGCGGCGTGTTCACCGAACTCGCCCGCGCGCTCGCCCAATCTGCCCAGGTCGCCCCGGAATCCGCTCATGACCGGTTCCGCTCCGCGTGCGCGGGCCGCCATTCGTCGTCGACCGGCTCCTCGTCAACGGCGTCGACCGGCTCGTCCGCGGCGGGCTGGTGCGGCCCGAGCAGGACGGCTGGATCGGTGCCCTCCGGCACGATCGGCGCGAGCGCGTCGGCCGCCCGGCGCACGACTTCGCCCGCCGCCTCCGTGGTCAGCCGCACGATCAGGGCCGACAACCTGGCGGGGTGGTAGCGCTCGTGGACGTCGTCGGACAGGTGCAGGTCACGCAGCACGCCCTGCGGTCCGACGGTGACCTCGACGCTGCCGTCCTCGCTGCGGGCGGTCTCGGTGAGCGCCGCCAGTTCCTGGCGGGTCGCCTCGAGGCGTTCGCGGCTCCTGCGGTAGTCCGCGAGCAGTTCCGCCACCTCGGCGCGGTGATCGGTGGGCACGGCCGGTCCCCTTTCCTCGCAGGCTGGTACTCGGTCGGCAGGCGCCGGGCACCCGGACGGGCGCTGGGTGCCCGGAGGCGATCGACGCACGAGCGCGGCTCACGTTTTGGACGCGCGCCACGGCCGAATGGTTCCATGCCCGCCCGTCCCGCTGTGAGGGGCGCCGCAGCGCCGCGGACCGGCGGGCTGCGAGGATCGGGGCATGACCGGCATCGCTTACGAGGACCTGACGCCCGGCCAGGTGATCGACCTGGGCAAGACCGAGATCGACCGGGACGAGATGGTCGCCTTCGCCGGCCGGTTCGACCCGCAGCCTTTCCACCTCGACGAGGAGGCCGGCCGCAACTCCGTGCTCGGCGGACTGTGCGCGTCGGGCTGGTACACCGCCTCGCTGTGGATGCGCGCCTACGTCGACCACGTGCTGGCCGGTTCGACCTCGCAGGGTTCGCCAGGCGGCAACGAGCTGGCGTGGCTGGCGCCGGTCTACCCGGGTGACGTGCTGCACTTCCAGCTGGAGGTGACCGGGAAGCGCCTCTCGCAGAGCAGGCCGAACCTGGGGCTGGTCGAGATCACCGGCACCGCCGACCGCGGGTCCGACCGGGTCCTGCGGTTCTCCTTCGTCGGCCTGTTCGGCACCCGCGGAGAGGGCTGAGGCTCACCGCAGCCGGGGGTTCTCCACCCGCAGTCCCGCCGCGACGCCCGCGTGCACGGCCCGCGCCAGCGCGGAACCGACGCGCGACCTCGGACCGCCGTACTCCTCGGCCTCGCCGTCGACCGGGCAGAGCACGACCGTCGCGTCGGTGACCGTGCCGGTGCCCGCGACGCCGGCTTCCAGCAGGGCCTGCGCCTTGGCCTCGGCGACCGTGGCGACCGCGTTGACCAGCGCCGCCTCGCTGAGCCGCACCGGCGACCAGCAGACCGCGTTGATCGTGCCCGGGCTCCACGCCGCCGACTCGGCGGCGATGCGCTCGGCGTCGGCGGCGGCCCAGACGGGATGGCTGACTCCGGTCGTCACGCTCGCGCGGACGCCGGAGTCGGCCGAGGTGACCTCGTGGCGGACGTCGACCGCCGTGAGCATGCCGGTGCCGGGACCCCGCAGCCCCAGCCCGGCGGACATCTCGCGCACGTGCGCGCCCGGGTCGGGGTGGTCGTAGTTGGTGCCGACCGTGGCGTTGAGGACCCACTCCCGCTCACCGATGCCTCCGCCCAGCACGGCGGAGGAGATCGCCAGCCACGGGCGGTCGCAGCGCCACACCAGGACGGGACGCGACTCGACGGCGTGCAGGCGGTGCTCGACGCCGATCACGAAAGGTCCCCGGCGGACTGCCGGACCGCGGGCCTGATCACTGCCCCGCCAGGGCCTTGACGACCCGCGACGGGCTGGGCCTGCCGAGGTGCCCGGCCATCCAGACGCTGGTCTCCACCAGCGCCTCGAGGTCGACGCCGTGCTCGATGCCGAGGCCCTCGAGCATCCACACCAGGTCCTCGGTGGCGAGGTTGCCGGTGGCCGACTTGGCGTACGGGCAGCCGCCGAGACCGCCCGCCGAAGCATCCACAGTGGACACCCCGACGCGCAGGGCGGCGTAGGTGTTGGCCAGCGCCTGGCCGTAGGTGTCGTGGAAGTGCACCGCCAGCCGCTCGACGCCGACGCCCGCGCCGGTGAAGGTGCGCAGCAGCGTCTCGACGTGCCCCGGGGTGGCAACCCCGATGGTGTCGCCGATGGAGAGCTGGTCGCAGCCCATGTCCAGCAGCCGCTTGCCGACGGAGACGACCTGGTCGACGTCGACCGGGCCCTCCCACGGGTCACCGAAGGCCATCGAGATGTAGCCGCGCACCCGCAGCCCCTCGCCCCCCGCGCGCCGCACCACCGGGTCGAACATCGCGAACTGCTCGTCCAGGCCGCGGTTGAGGTTGCGGCGCGTGAAGGTCTCGGTCGCCGAGGCGAAGACCGCGATGTCGCTCACACCCGCGTCCAGCGCGCGGTCGAGCCCCCGCGCGTTCGGCACCAGCACCGGGTAGCGCACGCCGTCCCGGCGCCGCAGGCCGTCGAGCACCACTCCCGCGTCGGCGAGCTGCGGGACCCATTCCGGCCGCACGAAGCTGGTGGTCTCCACCACCGGCAGCCCGGCGTCGGCCAGCCGGTGCAGGAACTCGATCTTGACCTCGGCCGGGACCACGCCGGACTCGTTCTGCAGGCCGTCGCGGGGGCCGACCTCCCAGATGGTCACCGAGGCCGGCAGCCCCTCCGGCTCCGGCGAGGTCACCGCCATCGGCAACCCCAGCTCTCGCGTTCCCATCAGCGCTCCTCCAAGGTCCGGCCGCACGCCCGCATGTGCCGCGGGTCCGCGGGCCTGTCCGATGATTCCCTGCTCGGCGCCGGGCCGGCCGGGACACCCGCTCCGGCGCGGCGCCGCCTCATGCTTTCACCGCGCCGTGGCGCGGACCACCCATCGCCGCGAGCCGGGCGCGACTTGCATCACGCGTCCTCCTGGTCCGGCTGGCTGATCTCCCGGTGCAGCAGGGTGTGCACCTTCTCCACCGCCGGGATGTCGTCGAACTCCAGCGGTTCGTCGGAGGCCGACTCCACGACGAGCGTGCCGCAGCCGACCATCCGGTCCAGCAGCCCGTGCCGGAAGCGGACGCTGCTGATCCGGCCGAGCGGGATGTCGACGCCGCTGCGGGTGAAAACCCCCTCGCGCACCATCAGGCGGTGGGTGGTGATCACGAAGTGCGTGGTGCGCCACCGCAGCAGCGGCGCGACGGTGAACCAGACGACCATGATCGCCGCGACGACCGCGAGCACGACCCAGACCGGCAGGTGCCAGCTCAGCGGCGCGGCCAGCGCCGCCAGGTACGAACCGCCGCCGACCACCACCAGCAGCGCCAGCACCGGCAGCACCAGCATCTTCCAGTGCGGGTGCTTGTGCACGACCACGTGCTCGTGCTCGCCGAGCAGCGCGTCAGGGTAGGCCACCGGATTCCTCCTCAGCCGGTCGAGCGCCCGCACGCGGTCCGCCGCGGACCGCCGGACGCGGGCCAGCGTCGCGCATCAGGGATCACGGTACCGGCAGAACGGCTAGGCGGGACGGAGGTGAACGACGTCACCCGCCGACACGGCGGTGCTCACCCCGCCGGGTCCGCGCACCACCAGGCGGCCGTCCCGGTCGACCGACTCGGCGGTGCCGAGCAGGTCGTCGTCGCGCCCGAGCTCGACCCGCACCCGCTTGCCGATCGTGGCGCACCAGCGCTGGTAGCGCTCGAGAAGACCGGTGGAGACCACGTCGCCGGAGCCCGCCCGCCACTCGTCGTCGACGGCGGCGAACGCTTCGAGCAGGCAGGCCGCGAAGTCCTCGCGGTCGACGTCGGCTCCCTCGGCCGCCAGCGAGGTCGCGGGCAGACCGCCCGCTCCGGCGGGCAGCTCCTCGCGGCTGTGGTGGACGTTGACGCCCATGCCGAGCACCACCGCCATGCCGTCGGCCGTCGCGATGGCCTCGGCGAGGATCCCTGCACCCTTGTGCCAGTCGTCCCCGCCACCCAGCAGCAGGTCGTTCGGCCACTTCAGCGCGGCGCGGACACCGGTGGTGCGCTCGACGGTCTCTGCCAGCGCCACCCCGGCGAGCAGCGGCAGCCACGCCATCGACGTGGCGGGAACCTCCGGACGCAGCAGGACGCTGACGTGCAGGCCGTAGCCGCGCGGGGAGATCCACTGCCGCTGCATCCGGCCGCGGCCCTGCTGCTGCTCCTCGGCGATCAGCACGGTCCGGTCCGCGGCGCCCTCGTGCACCGCCTTGGCCAGGTCGGTGTTGGTCGAACCCGTCACCGTCACGACGTCAAGGGCCGCGTAGGGCCCGGCGTCGACCAGTCGCGCCCGTAGTCGTCCGCCGTCCAGCATCACCGGTTCACCCACGTGGCAAGCCTACGAAAAGCCCGCCGGGCCCCGGGACGGGTCCGCCCGCCCGGGGTCCGGCGCCTTCCGGAAAGCAGCGGCAGCCGCTTGCGGGGTGAGACCCGGCCTGCACCGCCGCGGGTTCTCAGGCGTCTTCCCGCGAGGACAGCTCCGACGTGGCGTATCGGCATACTCGAGGCCGGAGATCCCGGAGCGGGAAGGCGCCTGAGGTTCCGCTGAACGACCCGCTGCGCAAACCGGCCTCAGCGTTGTCGTCAGCCGTAGCTGAGGCCGAAGCCGTGGGGGAACAGCGGGTCTTGGCCGTCTCCGTCGTTGATCGGGAGCTGGTCGAAGGAGCGCATCCAGGTCATCGGCAGCTTGCCGGTCGGGTTGTGGTCGCCGAAGAGCACGTCGGCCACGCCCTGGCCCTCCGAGCCCGGCAGCCACGAGGCCAGCAGCGCGTTCCAGCCGTCCACCTCGCCCGCGATGTCCAGCGGCCTGCCCGAGACCGTGACGACCACGACCGGCACGCCCGACGCGCGCAGCTTGGCGATGGTGGCGCGGTCCTCCTCGTCGAGCCCGAGGCCGCCGGGGCGGTCGCCCTCGAACTCCGCGTACGGGGTCTCGCCGACCACCGCGATCGCCGCCCGGTAGCTGCCGTCGACGCCGTTGCCGTGGCGGTCGTAGGTCACCTCCGAGCCGCTCGCCGCCGCCCGGATGCCCTCCAGGATCGTGGTGCCCTCGGTGATGTCGCCGCTGGAGCCCTGCCAGGAGATCGTCCAGCCGCCGCTCTGGTTGCCGATGTCGTCGGCGTTCTTGCCCGCCACGAACAGCTTCCCGCCGTCCTTGGCCAGCGGCAGCACGCCGTCGTTGCGCAGCAGCACCTGCGACTCGCGCACGGCCTGCCTGGCCAGCTCGCGGTGCTCGGCGCTGCCGACCGTCGGCAGCAGGTCGCGCTGGGCGAACGGCCGCTCGAACAGCCCCAGCTCGAACTTCTTGGTCAGGATGCGGCGGTTGGCGTCGTCGATGCGTTCCGCGGGCACCCGCCCGGCCTCGACCTCGGCCCGCAGGTAGTCGATGAACTTCTCGTGGCGGCTGGACATCATGAACATGTCGATGCCCGCGTTGACCGACGCCCGCACCTCATCGGGCGTGAAGTCCTCCTGACCGTCGAGCTTGTCGATGGCGTCGTAGTCGGAGACCACGAGCCCGGTGAAGCCGAGCTCGCCCTTGAGCACGTCGTTGACCAGGTAGGTGCTGGCGTGCAGCTTCTCGCCGTTCCAGCTGCTGTAGGAGACCATGACCGACCCGACGCCGCGGGCGATGGCCTCCCGGAACGGCGGCAGGTGGATCTCCCGCAGCTCCTGCTCGCTGATCTCGGTGTTGCCCTGGTCGTCGCCGCCGGTCGTGCCGCCGTCGCCGACGTAGTGCTTGGCGGTGGCCATGACCGAGCTGGGCGTGGCGCCCAGCGCCTCGCCCTGCAGCCCGGTCACGGCGCTGGTCATCGCCGAGGCGTTCTCGGACTTCTCGCCGAACGACTCGTAGGTGCGTCCCCAGCGGTCGTCGCGGGCCACGCACACGCACGGCGCGAACGACCAGTCGATGCCGGTGGCGGCGACCTCCTCCGCGGTGGCCGCGCCGATCCGCTGGACCAGGTCGGGGTTCCCGGTGGCCCCGAGACCGATGTTGTGCGGGTAGATCGTCGCCCCGTGCACGTTGTTGTGGCCGTGCACCGCGTCGACGCCGTAGATCAGCGGGATGCCGAGCGGGGTCGACAGCGCCGCGCGCTGGTAGGAGTCGTACATGTCCGCCCACGCCTGCGGCGTGTTCGGCTCCGGCGCCGAGCCTCCGCCGCTGAGCACCGACCCGATGCGGTGGTCGGCGACGGCCTGCGGCCCGGCGGCCTTGCGCTCGACCTGCACCATCTGGCCGAGCTTGTCGTCCAGCGACATCCGGGCCATCAGGTCGTCGACCCGGTCGGGTACCGGTAGCCGCGGGTCGCGGTAGGCCGGGCGGCCCGCGTCGGCGGACGGCACGGCGGCGGCGGTGAGCAGCACGGTCGCCGCCAGCCCCACCAGGGTGGCGACCGCCCGGCGGGCGCGTGGAATTCGGGCAAGGGGCATCGGTCGATCCTCCTCGTGAGCGAGGTCTCCAGTGTCGTGGGAGCGCTCTCACACACCAATCGGCCGATCGGCCCCACCGCTGCCACCCAACGGGCCGCTGTTGACCACCGCCGTACCGATCGGTACGGTCAGGGCGTACCGATCGGTACGCAAGGGAGGCCTGGATGACGAGCGAAGAGCGGACACCGGCGGGGCAGCGCGTGTGGGAAACCGCCCGCGAGCTGTTCTACCGCGAGGGCGTGCGTTCGTGCGGCGTCGCCGAGATCGCCGAGCACTCCGGCGTGGGGAAGCCGAGCATCTACCGCAACTTCGGCTCGAAGGACGAGCTGGCCGTCGCCTACCTCCGGGAGAAAGCGGTGCCGCCCAGGGAGATCCTGCGGGCGGCGCAGGAGGCTTACCCCGGTGATGCGCGGGCCCAGCTCCGCCGCGTGGTCGCGGAGATCGCCCGCGAGATCACCGCGCCTGGGCATCGCGGCTGCCCGCTGGCCAACGCCGTCGTGGAGTTCCCCGACCGGACGCATCCGGTGCGCGAGGCGGCCGAGGCGCTCAAGCGCGAATACCTCGGCCTGTTCCGCGAACTGGTCGCGCCCCTGCCCGTCGGCGACCCGGAGAACCTGGCCCACCTGATCCAGATGCTCGTCGAGGGCGCTCACATCACCGGCCAGATCTTCGGCCCCGACCGCTCCGCCGCGAACCTCGTCGACGCCACCGACCGGCTCGTCGACTCCTATCTGTCCGACTGAACACGACTCGAGGAAGGTCATGACCACCCTGACCCGCTATGCCGACCAGCTGATCCGCAACCGGCGCGCAGTTCGCGCGTTCCGACCGGACCCGGTTCCCGACGAGACCCTGCGCGCGGTGTTCTCGCTGGCCGGTGCGGCGCCGTCCAACTCCAACACCCAGCCGTGGCAGGTCGAGGTCGTCAGCGGTGCCGCCCGCGACCGGCTCGCCGAAACCCTGCTGGCCGCGCACGCGCGCGGGGCCGTCTCGACGGACTTCCCGTACCGGGACGACCTGTACAGCGGGACCTACGCCCAGCGGCGCAGGGAAGCGGGCGCGGCGATGTACGCCGCGCTGGGAATCGGCCGCGACGACCACGAAGCGCGGGCCGCCTACGACGCCGAAAGCCTGCGCTTCTACGGTGCGCCCCACGTCGCGTTCCTGTTCCTGCCGCCGAACGCCGAAGCGCGCATGGCGGCCGACCTCGGCATGTACGGGCAGACCCTCCTGCTGGCGCTTGCCGCGCACGGCATCGCGAGCTGCCCGCAGGGCCTGCTGAGCTTCTACGCCGACACCGTCCGCGAAGCACTCGGCGTCCGGGACCGCAAGCTGCTGTTCGGGGTTTCCTTCGGCTACGCCGACCCGTCCGCGCCCGTCAACGACATCACCGTCCCCCGCGCGGAACTCGCCGAGACCACGCGATTCCACTCGTAGGCGCCCGCCGGGCTGGTGTGATCGACTGCCCGACTTTCGCCTGTAGTGGCCGCGTGATCACCGGTCTACGCTCCCCCGGCCAACCGAACCGGAGGTGCAGACGCCGTGCCCGAAGCCCGCTGGCCCGCACTGCTGTGCGGCATCCCGCTCGCAGTCGCCGCCATGACGCCGCAGGCGGCGGCCACGCCGCAGCCGACGCCCGAGCCGCCCGGCGGGGTCTCCCAACCCGTGTTCACCGCCGAACCCGTCCGCGAGACCGTGTGGGTGGAGACCGGCCTGGACGGCGACGGTGACGGAGTCGTCGACCGGGTGGCCGCCGACATCGCCCGGCCCGCGGGAACCGACGCGCGGGTGCCGGTGATCATGGACGCGAGCCCCTACTACTCCTGCTGCGGACGCGGCAACGAGTCCGAGCGCAAGACCTACGACGAGCAGGGCCGCCCGGTCGGTTTCCCGCTGTTCTACGACAACTACTTCATCCCGCGCGGCTACGCGACCGTCCTGGTCGACCTCGCGGGCACGAACCGCTCGCAGGGCTGCGTCGACGTCGGCGGCCCGTCCGACGTCACCTCCGCCCGCGCGGTGGTCGACTGGCTCAACGGCCGCGCCAAGGGGTTCGACAGCGCCGACGGCGGCAGGCCGGTCGAGGCGCCGTGGACGACCGGCGACGTCGGCATGATCGGCAAGTCCTACGACGGGACCATCGCCAACGGGGTCGCCGCCACCGGCGTCGAGGGGCTGCGGACCATCGTGCCGATCGGCGCGATCAGCTCCTGGTACGACTACTACCGCTCCGACGGCGTCTCGTTCGGCTTCGACCCGGTCGGGCTCGCCCGGACCGTCGAGGAGGGCGGCAGGCCGGACTGCGACGCGGCCAAGCAGGACCTGGTCGACGGCGCACCGGCGAACGGCGACATGACTCCACTGTGGAGCGAGCGGAACCACGTCCCCGACGCGGGCAACGTGCGGGCGAGCGTGTTCGCCGTGCACGGGCAGGGCGACCTCAACGTCAAGATGGTCCAGTTCGGACAGTGGTGGGACGCGCTGGCCCGCGGCGGCGTCGAGCGCAG is a window of Saccharopolyspora erythraea NRRL 2338 DNA encoding:
- a CDS encoding TNT domain-containing protein (This protein contains a domain related to Tuberculosis Necrotizing Toxin, which is the C-terminal effector domain of outer membrane channel protein CpnT, and which has a lethal NAD+-glycohydrolase activity.); protein product: MGIELPAELRDAAARAGARWPEGDEDAMRESATAWREAARSLDALARDADASAQGVLAAFEGDAAQAARREWDRFVTEDGELPRTAAECVAAADRLDHAAEQIGAAKVRMVRELVALAKSTDAAEQATAAGHPQALGELDAAVRRAAAGLAQVHDTLTRAVDIDSGVTVDSGGALDLTSGALSTVESTVGAGGSALSGASAAAQDVLTPIARTAGSVPGAVGELASASVVDGAGGLAGDASAELGRTTAQVGDAVAGSAASAGGAAEAGAEGVAQAGAEAVGQSAGAAGQAADGLGQAADGVGQAADGQGQGAGRWQADAEHTGPVHISAGSWASGLADAGTGPVPVAGAQPGWAATGEDPASTTAPHSVHQAWASPPSAPSGAAAPPPPPAPGAPAPQGFAPPAGGHFVPPPGGAAPAAPGAPGAQPSRPPVAPPPRPPSYAPPQQQPPQQQQQQQQPPSKPANPASPAVPVHQGQSGPPVRQGNPGPGQYRGGPGFQGQPGPQGPPAGYQGHGHNPHSGRHGQQPQHPRMGPGGGQFQPPPGAHPEPPPRVPRRNERDPEVLAFVLHQFPIGHMPVAASRASTQVCREEADAAGRFPPQDHPQADLVDDTDALARLRARDARGGGDLERADPAPVPEELVATHDPLGELSEIEWERRYVTKQGDHVWPPADAHPEGGVEAGEPVVLPPDEVVDRVGDGEGRVLSAVAAAFSQRSQPPAYLERAYRRYRVLRELPVWQSVAAPWFCQPGGGVRYRTTYPVDDLVALGYLVELTEELETAEAQTLRIDRAQAAAEEDVRL
- a CDS encoding WXG100 family type VII secretion target, with the protein product MSGFRGDLGRLGERAGEFGEHAAEAQRIADGLRHAVESAGECWGRDEVGASFAATHRERADRAVEEAGGLAGALRDLGSEFAGVAADYRRIDRDQAEELGRITGQG
- a CDS encoding YbaB/EbfC family nucleoid-associated protein, translated to MPTDHRAEVAELLADYRRSRERLEATRQELAALTETARSEDGSVEVTVGPQGVLRDLHLSDDVHERYHPARLSALIVRLTTEAAGEVVRRAADALAPIVPEGTDPAVLLGPHQPAADEPVDAVDEEPVDDEWRPAHAERNRS
- a CDS encoding MaoC family dehydratase codes for the protein MTGIAYEDLTPGQVIDLGKTEIDRDEMVAFAGRFDPQPFHLDEEAGRNSVLGGLCASGWYTASLWMRAYVDHVLAGSTSQGSPGGNELAWLAPVYPGDVLHFQLEVTGKRLSQSRPNLGLVEITGTADRGSDRVLRFSFVGLFGTRGEG
- a CDS encoding adenosylcobinamide amidohydrolase; this encodes MIGVEHRLHAVESRPVLVWRCDRPWLAISSAVLGGGIGEREWVLNATVGTNYDHPDPGAHVREMSAGLGLRGPGTGMLTAVDVRHEVTSADSGVRASVTTGVSHPVWAAADAERIAAESAAWSPGTINAVCWSPVRLSEAALVNAVATVAEAKAQALLEAGVAGTGTVTDATVVLCPVDGEAEEYGGPRSRVGSALARAVHAGVAAGLRVENPRLR
- a CDS encoding hydroxymethylglutaryl-CoA lyase, encoding MGTRELGLPMAVTSPEPEGLPASVTIWEVGPRDGLQNESGVVPAEVKIEFLHRLADAGLPVVETTSFVRPEWVPQLADAGVVLDGLRRRDGVRYPVLVPNARGLDRALDAGVSDIAVFASATETFTRRNLNRGLDEQFAMFDPVVRRAGGEGLRVRGYISMAFGDPWEGPVDVDQVVSVGKRLLDMGCDQLSIGDTIGVATPGHVETLLRTFTGAGVGVERLAVHFHDTYGQALANTYAALRVGVSTVDASAGGLGGCPYAKSATGNLATEDLVWMLEGLGIEHGVDLEALVETSVWMAGHLGRPSPSRVVKALAGQ
- a CDS encoding PH domain-containing protein; protein product: MAYPDALLGEHEHVVVHKHPHWKMLVLPVLALLVVVGGGSYLAALAAPLSWHLPVWVVLAVVAAIMVVWFTVAPLLRWRTTHFVITTHRLMVREGVFTRSGVDIPLGRISSVRFRHGLLDRMVGCGTLVVESASDEPLEFDDIPAVEKVHTLLHREISQPDQEDA
- a CDS encoding biotin--[acetyl-CoA-carboxylase] ligase, which produces MGEPVMLDGGRLRARLVDAGPYAALDVVTVTGSTNTDLAKAVHEGAADRTVLIAEEQQQGRGRMQRQWISPRGYGLHVSVLLRPEVPATSMAWLPLLAGVALAETVERTTGVRAALKWPNDLLLGGGDDWHKGAGILAEAIATADGMAVVLGMGVNVHHSREELPAGAGGLPATSLAAEGADVDREDFAACLLEAFAAVDDEWRAGSGDVVSTGLLERYQRWCATIGKRVRVELGRDDDLLGTAESVDRDGRLVVRGPGGVSTAVSAGDVVHLRPA
- a CDS encoding glycoside hydrolase family 3 protein encodes the protein MPLARIPRARRAVATLVGLAATVLLTAAAVPSADAGRPAYRDPRLPVPDRVDDLMARMSLDDKLGQMVQVERKAAGPQAVADHRIGSVLSGGGSAPEPNTPQAWADMYDSYQRAALSTPLGIPLIYGVDAVHGHNNVHGATIYPHNIGLGATGNPDLVQRIGAATAEEVAATGIDWSFAPCVCVARDDRWGRTYESFGEKSENASAMTSAVTGLQGEALGATPSSVMATAKHYVGDGGTTGGDDQGNTEISEQELREIHLPPFREAIARGVGSVMVSYSSWNGEKLHASTYLVNDVLKGELGFTGLVVSDYDAIDKLDGQEDFTPDEVRASVNAGIDMFMMSSRHEKFIDYLRAEVEAGRVPAERIDDANRRILTKKFELGLFERPFAQRDLLPTVGSAEHRELARQAVRESQVLLRNDGVLPLAKDGGKLFVAGKNADDIGNQSGGWTISWQGSSGDITEGTTILEGIRAAASGSEVTYDRHGNGVDGSYRAAIAVVGETPYAEFEGDRPGGLGLDEEDRATIAKLRASGVPVVVVTVSGRPLDIAGEVDGWNALLASWLPGSEGQGVADVLFGDHNPTGKLPMTWMRSFDQLPINDGDGQDPLFPHGFGLSYG
- a CDS encoding TetR/AcrR family transcriptional regulator; its protein translation is MTSEERTPAGQRVWETARELFYREGVRSCGVAEIAEHSGVGKPSIYRNFGSKDELAVAYLREKAVPPREILRAAQEAYPGDARAQLRRVVAEIAREITAPGHRGCPLANAVVEFPDRTHPVREAAEALKREYLGLFRELVAPLPVGDPENLAHLIQMLVEGAHITGQIFGPDRSAANLVDATDRLVDSYLSD
- a CDS encoding nitroreductase, coding for MTTLTRYADQLIRNRRAVRAFRPDPVPDETLRAVFSLAGAAPSNSNTQPWQVEVVSGAARDRLAETLLAAHARGAVSTDFPYRDDLYSGTYAQRRREAGAAMYAALGIGRDDHEARAAYDAESLRFYGAPHVAFLFLPPNAEARMAADLGMYGQTLLLALAAHGIASCPQGLLSFYADTVREALGVRDRKLLFGVSFGYADPSAPVNDITVPRAELAETTRFHS
- a CDS encoding Xaa-Pro dipeptidyl-peptidase, which codes for MPEARWPALLCGIPLAVAAMTPQAAATPQPTPEPPGGVSQPVFTAEPVRETVWVETGLDGDGDGVVDRVAADIARPAGTDARVPVIMDASPYYSCCGRGNESERKTYDEQGRPVGFPLFYDNYFIPRGYATVLVDLAGTNRSQGCVDVGGPSDVTSARAVVDWLNGRAKGFDSADGGRPVEAPWTTGDVGMIGKSYDGTIANGVAATGVEGLRTIVPIGAISSWYDYYRSDGVSFGFDPVGLARTVEEGGRPDCDAAKQDLVDGAPANGDMTPLWSERNHVPDAGNVRASVFAVHGQGDLNVKMVQFGQWWDALARGGVERRVWLSQTGHVDPFDFRREEWVRTLHRWFDHYLLGMDDGVEKEAAASVERAPDVWSDEPVWGGEQARPTTLHPRPGSTGGLGELGPEPGQGSASFTDDPGLGEYDWAARPDQPSPARALFTTGPLQRDTRIAGTGSVTVAATPGTDTAHLSAMLVDYGPATTRDYLGQGEGIRDTATESCWGESRPGDDACYTDTEATRSDVDFEIIARGWADLANHESLSEERPLRPGTPYEMTFRLATTDHVVPAGHRLALIIGGTDKEFIVAPPRPGEIGLDISGTSVTLPVVGGASPHITATTPAAPPVVRPDRAPQQPDVQLNRP